GCATTAGGTGGTATTGTTTTCTTCCTGAGACGAGAATTGACGATTACTGATACAAACTCGTTTATAGATAAAAGTTTCTAGACGTTTTCgactatatttaaatataaggtTAACGCTGGCCAacctaaacaaattattttctacTATTTATGTCAAGCATACCATTATAAAAATACTTATTTCAAGTTTCATTTAATTATATTGAGAAAatggatgaaaaagaaagaaaatgttcgtttatttgtattatatagggtattcggccacacttggaaaaaattttaatgggggattctagaggccaaaataaggcgaaaatcaagaataccaatttgttgattgaggctttgttaaaaagttattaacgtttaaagttccgtttgtAGAACGGCGATCTGCGTgcatgcgatagtggttctcactcagcatgagaaactctacttactgacgtatcgacagcctcacagttttctgagtgagaaccactatcacgcgtacgcaactgttcgcagattgccgttctacaagcggaactttaaacgttaataactttttaacgaagcttcaatcaacaaattggtattcttgattttcgtcttattttggcctccagaatctcccattaaaatttttcccaagcgtggccgaacaccctgtataagttccGTCGTATCAGTGAATCGAGGTCGGTTTTCTGATACTTAACAATAACTATTATATTTCACGGACGCACTTCTGAATAGAAAAAAAACTGCAGATGCGGAAAATCTTCAAACGGTTCAATCATTATTTGTTTTGATATAAAAGCGATTAAGTGAAATCGTAAGTTTCATATAGATTACCGTATAATATTTGTTATTTGTATCATTGTGCTAAATATAACGAATGCTTGAGACCAAGATTACTGTGAATCGACACAGTTCGTGGGTAAACGACGATTCACAGTTTTTActgtattcgcaaccaggtgcaatCTAAGAATGTTTAGACCTCTGACAGGCAATGACAAGCAAAACGTGGTCTATCAGGATTTACAGATATCTTTAAAAGGAAAACGTGTTCTCAAAAATATGCATGACGaaattttcaatgaaaatttatttttaaattcagcTCTTTGCACTCTTTAAATGGCGTTTAATTCAACTTTAATAATGGAATAAGTTCAAGAAATTGGACTAGTGtcattattcaaaatatttttgtagTCACTTTATTTACGATgtaaaattaattctttttgTTAACATCAGACAAAATATACACAAGTTAATCTACCAAATAAAATAAGCATATTTAATACTTAGGGCAGACTGATATAATTTtccgaaaattataataaatataaacacaAGTTtcaggtatacagggtgttcggtcacccctgggataaattttaatagaggattgtagaggccaaaataagacgaaaatcaagaataccaatttgttgatggagccttcgttaaaaagttattaacatttaaattcaaaaatttcaaatcgttttggaaaaattattttcggttgcgggggtcaattacaatcatttttggtgaatacacatacttctgaaatcctatccactttcgagtaaaaaattcgagtaagtgctgaaagttttgggtgaaaaaaaagactttcgaatcgtcttggaaaaattatttttagttgcaggggtcaattgcaagcatttttggtcaacagacatacccccgaaattctactcagtttcgagaaaaaaattcaagaaggcgtGAAAttctttgacaaaattaaaaaatttcaaatcgttctggaaaaattattttcggttgtgggagtcaattacaatagtttttggtgaataaacatacccccgaaatcctgcgcattttcgagaaaaaaattcagtacggtcggaactttaaacgttaataattttgtaacaaagcttccatcaacaaattggtattcttgattttggtcttgttttggcctctagaatcccccactaaaatttttcccaggggtggccgaacaccctgtataatctaaACTAACATTTAGAACACGTTCATCTATCATATTTAAGATGCTATTAAACGACTGTaaaagtcgatttttcttactgctttaaaattgtaattaaatgCTCTTTTAGCAAATATAattcttcttttttattttaaatctatAACTTGGTATTGCATAAGGGAATACTGATCGTAACAATGGGAACAATTGTAACACTGGCAGTTGGTATcagttataaaatttaaaaatgcacAGATATATCTGTAACGATGGAGTACAAAACTTGGAATAATATTGTTACCAAAGAACAAGAACAAATctattgcaaaatatttttataattttaattttcatttttcatttctatCTTTTTGTAACTTTCTACATACCCAAACGTTAAGTTCTTTTTTAAGtgcaatttaattaaataaatatctcgATATTCTATTATTTacgatacgtttgaaaaatttttcctgCTTCCCACGTTTATTTAATAACTTCATGATTAATTTCTTGATAGATAAAAAAATAGTTTAAACTCAATAATCCCAGATAAGTAGGTAACATAATCGTTCAATAATCGTCATTGTAAGTACAATAGTTTTTACGTAAACCTAAAGTCAAAGTGTTGTAATCGCGTTATCTTTCTTATTTTATcgaatttttcataattttttatttataccaCTCGATTCAAGGGCCCTGATTGTGGGCCATTATGGTTCTGAGTGGAGTCTCGAGCTCGATCGCGTTCTTATTGTACACGCCGCCTCAGCGCGATGTTATCTAGCCTTATCTGCACGAATAAGTGCCTTCACAATAATAAAATGAAACTCTACCTCTCTCTGTGATACCAATTTCGTGATGCGTTGTCACTCAAAGCTACTGCGCAATCGTCGCTATTGATAAGAAGAAACGAGATTTACTAGCGCCCGCGAGCTCAGTGCGGTCCTGATTAACATTCCGTCGGTATTGTGGAAACTCGATTAGTTTGTTAAGTAAGGCCAAGCAGTTCGCGGGAGGCATTTCGAAAGTCACCGCGACATTTCTAGGATACGAGCGTCTCTGTGGGAACAAATGAAAGAGTTTCAATCGAgggaattgtaagcattttcgtCAATATGGCCGCCACCACCGTCTTAGCCACGTTTTCGGTCCTCAAGGACCATGTCAAGTTAAAGGTTACCCAGGACTCGGTGGCCATTGACAATATCGGTAATGACAAACTATCCAGACTCGATCTGCTtcgattttatttctttttttttgttaccTGTTACGACTTAACGACTTATTGTTTCGCGATTAGTGTTCAAGTTACACTACAGGGCCACGTTTCTGATATTGCTGATCTGTTCGCTTCTGGTGTCGTCTAGACAATTTTTCGGCGAGCACATCAGGTACTGAATTTTACGGCTGTGGAGGGTGTATCCTGCAACGTGACGCACGATTTTTCATTCACTGTCcgataaaagaaattttttggtACGGAGCGTGGAACTAGAAACCGTAGGTCGCCTGAGATTCTCCAAAGAGCCGCGAATTTGTTTATTTGTACAGAAAGCACAGATGGGacaaatgtaaaaaaaattaaatcgcTGTTGATGGAAATATAATTCGTATAAAGAAAATTATTCGAGTCAGGGTTGGTTAGAACTGTTGAAATCTacagatttttaattgtttatatTTCACACGTTTTCATAATACATAACCAGCCGAGACAAGTGTAAAATCTGagtaagaaaagaaatttagaaaGAGAAGTATAAAAATGACGAAAAAAATTTGTTGACGCTTGGGGTACGAATCTGCTTATCTCTGGTTGTACGGGACTTCATGCAATTAGTTTTtaagttattttaaatattatgtcGTAGTAGTAATCAGagttgaacaaattttattcacaaataacgaatagaaatttTAGATTTATCTGTAAACTAACTTCTATGTACGTTTCATTCAtaaattcatttataaattacgagcatttattcgttattcgagaatGAAATTTGGCTAACTCTGATAGTAGCCATTAGAGTtacgattatacagggtgttcggccaaccctgggaaaaattttaatgggagattctagaggccaaaataagacgaaaatcaagaataccaatttgttgattgaagcttcattaaaaagttatgaacgtttaaagttttttccgtactgaatttttttctcgaaaatacgtaagatttcgggggtatgtgtaatgaccaaaaattattgtaattgacccccgcaaatgaaaataatttttccaaaacgatttgaaattttttttttccgtcgaaaaatttcacaccttctcgaatttttttctaaaaagtgggtgggatttcgagggtatgtttactcaccaaaaatgattgtaattgacccctgcaaccaaaaataatttttccagaacgatttgaaatttttgaatttaattgttaataactttttaacgaagcctccattaacaaattggtattcttgattttcgtcttattttggtctctaaaatcgcccattaaaattttttccaggggtggccgaacaccctgtatgtttatGTATTTTCAAATAACGTGACAACAAAATAATTTGGCTCTGAAGAGGTTAAAACGCACGTTACACAATATTTTTAGTAACATGTTACCAGATTTATAGTAGTGAAAATGGGAACACTTAGCTTATCGTTTCTAGTCCAATGATTACGTATAATAATCTCTTCAGTGTCAAATAAAATGCAGTCTTTTTATGCTTAATGTTTATTTATGCTATTATAAAATCTTGGTTCTAGCTTTACGTTAAGTAACCTGAGATCAAATATGTTTAAAAGTAAAATACAACGAAAAGCTAAATCTTCCCATTTTCACTATTGTAAATGTATCAATATGTTAGTAAAAAATAACAAGTAACATGTTTGCGTTTTGAATTAGTCGTGACGTCCCCTATGATATAAGAAAAAAAACAGTGGTCCTATTTAAAAACTCCAAATGTCTGTTTCGCTATAAAAACAGTTTGtttacgaaatttttatttcacaatACCAATAAATTTTTGTCGCGTTTCAGGATACAGCCTGTTTATCACGcctaaatattataatatacaaaCTCTCGTACTGAAAATCATACATTACTTCCGGTTACGCGTTAGTCAATATAAAATACGCTTGTGATAAACAAAGAAAGATTCTCAATGAATGTTGTAAATCATTGAtgcaacagtaaattaaaataatagaaaaccTTTCGTACAATCAGAAGTTGTATAGGTTTACAGAATATCCTTTTTAGGAAACGGATTTTGTAAACATTTTAATCTTAATGACGTTAACAGTGCACGTAAATCCACGATCTTTTTTTGTCTAACATAAATTCTATCGaagatttaaattaaatatgtcTAAGCCAAAGTCTTAGAATAAAAACTTTGCTAGAATTGAAACTGAAAGTCTCGAAAGATTCTCTACTATTCTTTGTAAGCTTATTTTGGTCTGTCTCTGTGCAATCTTTAATCCtccctcctcaaaaatatactaATTAAAAGGTATGGTCCATATCATAAAACAAGGCCAtaagttttaatatatttttcttcgacaatttttaattctaaaattTTCAAGTTTATGTAATTAAAAACAGACCGAATAAGATCGAGTCAAGATTTTCAACGACGATTAAACTAATATTGAAAAACGTTATTCTAAAGAACTTTGCATAGAAATAGAGCTGGGTGAATTTTATTCATCAACaacgaattttttaaacgaatatacaaataaacaaaacaatttttattcgttattcgagaataaaatttgtctaattttgcataaaaagggCAAAGTGAGATTTGTTAAAACACCAAAAGGGTATCGTGAAAAATGAAGGATGAGAACCACGGCTCTAAGCAAATGGTGATTGTTTTACATGGAAAGTTATTTTTTTCggaataattgaaatatttaaaaaaacgcaaaagtggTGGATGATTTTTGGTATGAATCGTTAGGTATTTAACACTGTTTCTATCAAAAGTGTCAGAAGACAAGTTTCaaaattttaacttgaaattattAATGTTAAAAATAACATCATTTACATTAACAATTTTCATACATGTTAGATACTGGCAAAAGTTCGTGCAGATTTATACTAATCTCTTCAAAGAATCGTTATTTTCTGGCAATATAATTTTACTCGAAAAAACAATTCTACAAACTTCTTTTAAGGTTTAATAATCTTATACGTCCCAGTAGTGTAAAGGTCTTGAGCTTTTTTTACGAGCAATTGTTTTTGACATGTTTATTTGCTAGAGAGGTTGttataaatataaacaaatgGTAGTCGCGAATGGTGAGGATGCGACGAAACTTTTCAATTGATACCTTTATCCATTGGGGGGCCATTCACACAATTTTTTAAGCAtgtcattaatttttttaaattgatcgaATTATTTTTGCATTGTAAAATGATCTTGCTGAGATTGCTAAATCAGTTTAAAATCGTGACGCAAATatcattttatacagggtgttcgaccacccctgggaaaaattttaataggggattctacaggccaaaataagacgaaaatcaagaataccaacttgttgatggaggcttcgttaaaaagttattaacaattaaattcaaaaatttcaaatcgttctggaaaaattattttcggttgcgggagtcaattacaatcattttttatgaatagacatacacccgaaatcttacatactttcgagaaaaaaattctttaccgaaaatataatttctggccagaaatatttgcccgaaatttcatgcaaatctttaaaacatcataactcctgaacggattggacgattttaatttttcaaaaagcgaacaacgcgtattttgatggagaatatgtagaaattccaagaattttcgaaaagttgatccttaaccccgtaaagtgaggaaacctccataaaaatgatccaaatttcaaactgccataactcctacaatagtcaatggatctcattgaaatttagtatacaTAGTAGAAGTAGAACTcacgggtatctacaaaaaagtattaaacaacttttctgtacagcgtcaaacaaatttcgttttttaaaaaaaaaatcgactgggattgaaatttttcgacgaaaaagaaaatttcaaatcgttctgaaaaaattatttttggttgcgggggtcagttacaatcatttttggtgaatagacatacccccgaaatcttgcgcattttcgagaaaaaaattcagtacgggtgaagctttaaacgttaataactttttaacgaagcctcaatcaacaaattggtattcttgattttggtcttgttttggcctctagaatcccccattaaaatttttcccaggggtggccgaacaccctgtatattcgcgtATCATCTTTCTGTTTGCATGGACAATGTTTCCTCAAAACGAATAAAGAATGAAAGACTAGTCGATCTGAGCTTTCCATGGTGGCAATATTATTACACTGTTTTTAATAAACAATAGTAGAAAATTGCCCTCGAAATAAACTTCGATAGAGGGTCACACGAACATTTTCTGGTATCTGATATTTGCATCGAAACAGTGTTAAGAGAAATAAACGTGATCACGATCGTTGACTACATTAATCGTTGCGTTTTATGGATAAGGTGCGTTGCCAGTACTGCGGTGGCGGAGCATGTAATCAACACATTCTGTTTCTTCATGTCCACCTACACCGTGGTAATTATTAGAACTAGACGTGGTGACTGCGTAAAAAGTACCGTAGAAAATAGAAGAAATTTCGTAGGTGAAACACATGAATGCCACGTCGGTCGAGCTGGGCGTAGTTCCTCACCCTGGCGTAGGACCAGCGACCAAAGACGACCCCATCGTCCACCATGCTTACTACCAGTGGGTCCCTTTCGTTCTGTTTTTTCAGGCGATCGTCTTTTACGTGCCTCACTACCTGTGGCGGAATGCTGAAGGTCAGTCGCGTTATACAGGGTGCGTCATGCAATTGGAACGGTTAGTGTGCACCTTCTGTTTCGTCGGAGACAAAAGAAAATGGTACAGGGAAATATTTGAACGTTTTAACGAGATCTATCCGTGGATCATACTCCATTACGGAAGATACAGTTTTGGGCAAAATTATaggacactctgtatatttgcATATCGGTAACTATCGGTggtaataattataaataccggTATATTTACAGTCTCATAAGTATTCTTACCTTTGTTGCTTGTAagagaaatttgttgaaatcaaaggatgcatttaaagttttgcaatttttttattataaatgaactcatgtataaagtttatttataccaaattagaacgaaattaattaacaaaaatatattgattttattCTGCATAGTACATAATAGCAGTCCATAAAGGTATTCGTACGAGTGtagattttgtcaaaaaatcgcATATTACGGTAACTTTTTTACTTTTGTATTGATTTTCTAGTATTTCGTGGGTCCACCTTTATGCTTTATTATATCGTTTAATCGATTTGACATACTTTCTATCAGTTTTAAAGTGATATTTGATTCAATACTATTCCAAACTTCTACAATGTTTCCTTTTAGCATTTGTTTATTGAAAATTATATACTCGCGTAGTCTTTTACCTATTTCCACCAATAAATTCTCTATAGGATTTGTATCTGGACTCTGAGTACATGCATCGTTTGAATTCAATAAATTTCACTCATAAGCAATGAGGGTACGAATACTTACGGAATTTACAGTAGTTGCATATCAGTAACTATCGGTAGTATTCAATCGAAACTCATAAATACCGGTACATTCACCTATATTTACCGATAATATTTTCAGTGTTTTGATTGCATTGCAATTTTcaagatttttcttgaaaactgaCGTTGCTTTCTTATCGTTATTTTCGGTCTTTTATCTACATACGTAACGATAAAAGACCAGTATAATCTTTAATAACTCTTACTCATACCCAAACAGAAGATCGAAATAATACCAGTATTTATTTCGGTATTATAAAACTGTTACTCAATCTCTGTTGTATGCACTGGACCAAAACAGTTGCTATACACTCGATTAGAATTTCTTAAATCATTCATTAATATAATAAACACCATTTTTAAACACCATCTTTCAGCCTGATtatggtatacagggtgttcggctatccctgggaaaaattttaatgggagattctggaggtcaaagtaagacgaaaatcaagaatatcaatttgttgattgaggctttgtaaaAAGTTAGTtaaaaattaaactaaaaaattttaaatcattctagaaaaattgtttttggttgcagggatcaattacaagcatttttggtaaatagaaataccctcgaaatcttaaccattttcgagaaaaaaattccttaccaaaaatataatttctggccaaaaatggtaccccgaaatttcatgcaaatctttaaaacgtcataacttctgaacggagtggacgattttaatgtttcaaaaagcaatcaacgcgtattttagtgaggaatatgtagaaattctaaaaatattggaaaagtcgctccttgaccacgtaaaattagaaaaaccccataaaagtggtccaattttccaacagccataactcttacagtagtgactatatttcaatgaaacttttttctgaagtaaagctcatgggtacctacaaaaaagtattagaccacttttctctagggcgtcaaacaaaattatcaaaaatgaaaaacgaagttttaagaaaaatcgacaagggggtgctgaaatttttcggtgaaaaaaaaaaatttcaaatcgttctggaaatatTGTTTTCGATTgtaggagttaattacaatcattgttggtgaatagacgtagccctgaaatcttacctattttttagaaacaaaattcagtacgggcggaactttaaaggttaataacttattaacgaagtctcaatcaacaaattggcattcttgattttcgtcttattttggcctctagaatcttttattaaaatgtttcccaggggtacaccctgtataaggtccATAAGATTGCGTACTTCAATTGTTCTTTATTTCCACTGTCAGATTTGTTATTCTTTCACTGTTTGGTGCATCATAGAGCAACCACTCTTTAATACATTTAACGGTATACTTTGAGTTTTGATTTTGTTGAATTCTTctccaaaatttaatttttctgcgCTATATTTTGTGATAGGAACggggaaaaatataaaattataccATTCAATATTTCACTTTACCATTCTTTTGTAGTTTTAGCACGTTGACTGTCATGGTGGTCGCCGATGGCCGACATTTTGAGCTTACAATTCTCCTTTCAAACTCGAAACGAATGTTCCTTATTGCttattaaatttgaaacaatGTTTATATGGATATTTCTGTTTTTCATACTACAAATtcaagtcaacgtgttaaagaatACATCCTGGAAGTTTCAGTCGAGTGACACACACACCATGTTCCTTCGAACAAATTCTAACGCGTTCCTGTActgatttacatttaatttgcATTGAATACATTTTTAATATCTAGGAAAATATTACTATTTTAATTACTATTTTAATTTGGGTGTCTACGATATCTAAAACTCCACTAGTTTGCAATGCTTTCGCCGCTTCTGTTTGGCTTCTATTCTTCGAACAGTGTGAAAGGCAACGAATATCCGTTGCAATTTACAGCGATTCGAAAACGTTGCAACGTGGAACGTTCGGTCGACGGTGcttgaaaaagaaatatttcgaaaaaaatATGCAGGAGGTCGTTTGAAGATGTTGGTGTCCGGTTTGCAAATGTCGACCTTGGCTCTGCGCGACTCATCTTTCAAGACCGAAAACGGTATCACGGTTCCTACGAAACAGGAATGCGACGAAAAGATCCAACACATTCGTGTCGCTTTCATAAATCGTATCCACTTGAATCGACCGTGGGCGTATTACTTGGGCCTTTGCGAGGTTCTGAATTTCATAAACGTGCTTTCACAAATTTATTTCACCGACTGGTTCCTCGGCGGCGCTTTTATGGGGCTCGGTCAAACGATATCGGACAGCAGTCGCAATAACGTGATGGATCCTCTTGATGTCACGTTTCCCAAGGTATCGTCGGActtattaacaaatatttatttcttctcGATCAgacatcgaataaaaatttatattagttcgtcccataagttcgtgccgttcgatattctgaaatttatttaacaaatatttcttttgtATTGAAAAGATCTTTGTTTTCGCGAATTTaataatgtacagggtgttcgaccactcctgggaaaaattttaatgggggattctagaggctaaaataagacgataattaagaataccaatttggcgatggaagcttcgttaaaaagttattaacatttaaattaaaaaatttcaaatcgttctggaaaaattattatcggttacgggggtcaattacaatcatttttggtcattacatatacccccgaaatcctacgcacttttgagaaaaaaaattccttactgaaaatctaattaggtgccttttttcgacgaaaaaaagaaatttcaaattgttctagaaaaattattttcggttgcgggggtcaattacaatcatttttggtgaatagacatacccccgaaatcctacccagtttctagaaaaaaattcgagaaggtgtgaaatttttcgtcggaataaaaaaatttcaaatcgttttggaaaaattattttcggttgcatgggtcaattacaatcattttttgtcattacacataaccccgaaatcctgtgcattttcgagaaaaaaattcggaactggcagaactttaaacgttaataactttttaacgaagcctccatcaacaaattggtattcttgattttcgtcttattttggtctctagaatcccccattataatttttcccaggggtggctgaacaccctgtataatagaatCAGAGAAGAGAATATTCATACACCTTGAATTTTGCATTTTAATTAATAAGATCTTCCTTTGTATAACTTCCAATTAAAGACAATATTTAGTAAAATGTACTATAATTTCGATTTAAAATAGGAAACAAAGATTGTAACAGTATACTAAAACCGTTGAGAAAAAAGTGCTTGTACAATTaggtatttttataaataacagGATGTATTACTATGATTAATATTTGATTGGGTATCCTTTGGTTTTTTTCAAATGAAGTTGTTTTAGGTAACCAAATGCATTTTTCACAAATATGGTCCCTCGGGGACGATCCAGGAGATCGACGCGCTGTGCGTCATGGCACTGAACATTGTGAACGAAAAGATCTATGTGTTTCTTTGGTTTTGGTT
The window above is part of the Colletes latitarsis isolate SP2378_abdomen chromosome 2, iyColLati1, whole genome shotgun sequence genome. Proteins encoded here:
- the Inx7 gene encoding innexin 7 isoform X1, with the translated sequence MAATTVLATFSVLKDHVKLKVTQDSVAIDNIVFKLHYRATFLILLICSLLVSSRQFFGEHIRCVASTAVAEHVINTFCFFMSTYTVVKHMNATSVELGVVPHPGVGPATKDDPIVHHAYYQWVPFVLFFQAIVFYVPHYLWRNAEGGRLKMLVSGLQMSTLALRDSSFKTENGITVPTKQECDEKIQHIRVAFINRIHLNRPWAYYLGLCEVLNFINVLSQIYFTDWFLGGAFMGLGQTISDSSRNNVMDPLDVTFPKVTKCIFHKYGPSGTIQEIDALCVMALNIVNEKIYVFLWFWFIILAVITGCGLIWRLLTMALHARSTAFNKIVFSMACPGKYNPWNVLTVTNDCHYGDWLFLYYIAKNLDNYVFKDLLQKLAKDMQAKREGFQNIPSEEEPLTHIA
- the Inx7 gene encoding innexin 7 isoform X2 — protein: MAATTVLATFSVLKDHVKLKVTQDSVAIDNIVFKLHYRATFLILLICSLLVSSRQFFGEHIRRSSFTCLTTCGGMLKVSRVIQGASCNWNGGRLKMLVSGLQMSTLALRDSSFKTENGITVPTKQECDEKIQHIRVAFINRIHLNRPWAYYLGLCEVLNFINVLSQIYFTDWFLGGAFMGLGQTISDSSRNNVMDPLDVTFPKVTKCIFHKYGPSGTIQEIDALCVMALNIVNEKIYVFLWFWFIILAVITGCGLIWRLLTMALHARSTAFNKIVFSMACPGKYNPWNVLTVTNDCHYGDWLFLYYIAKNLDNYVFKDLLQKLAKDMQAKREGFQNIPSEEEPLTHIA